Proteins from one Calditrichota bacterium genomic window:
- a CDS encoding efflux RND transporter permease subunit, translating into MNISDFSVKNPVLINLLMVGIIIFGIITFLRMPTELNPEVSFNWVFVTVTYPGASPEECENFIVDPIEAEIQDIDNISEIQSNSGEGFGFIMVKFEDMSDSDFREHFTDLKAEVDKVDIPDDADDPIVDDFGSGDFMPVITINMSYEIPEDNAQLIADDLEKDLQDLPGVAKVQVSGLAKREIWIEVDPVKLNALNITFNEIVAALMARNINIPGGNISFGKTEYVIRSLGEYTSVAEIENSILRTSGNGDYIKISDVAKVQDRREEANILSRMNNAPSITFSMSKKSNANSIDVIDDIKDLVKKYEDKVPDGIEFSWSNDNSVYILRVINVLRNNAITGMVLIFLVLMVFLGKGNALLASLGIPISFFVAFILMDAFGYSLNGNTLFALVMVLGIIVDDAIIVVENCHRYRLLGYNSFESAVRGTSEVVTPILSSIGTNIAAFLPLILLPGIMGKFMRVIPVVFALALIASMFEAFLLLPSHYADWTTKSKTHKKGEKPFFKKLRIKYSHMLIRVLRRRYIVLVLLVLIFGGSFSIIGLVGVEMFGDEDFDQFRVLVRMPEGTSLQETDRVMKKFEDQANLLDKSNIQTMVSNIGLLQGQEEWVTRKSVAQLILELTPQEKRIADIDEILNDLREKTKNISGPISVVYEKVSGGPPVGKPISIKVQGKYLDDIKKASLALQDSIKKLTGAYGIADDFPPGKQEIRIKVNEEKAALFGFNTQYVSMIVRSAFDGVKAGEYRDGDDEIDMIVKYNSKHRSSVDDVLNLKVSNANGQTVALSDIVSFEIKPGPTQINRFDQKRTIMVTGEINENITTLDKINDKIVDLFPMLEQKFSGVTFSVGGQYEEFQNTFDNISSLFALSLVLVFLILGTQFNSYSQPLIIMTSVPFAIIGAMLGLLISGNPFSIAAMYGFVALAGIVINDAIVMIDFLNKRRNGKNTTVFQYWRSIINAGRLRLRPIILTSLTTISGLIPMAFGIGGKSNLWSPLANVILFGLLISTILTLFIIPSFIAILDDVKRSRKKARLVAFGKI; encoded by the coding sequence ATGAATATCTCTGATTTCTCCGTAAAAAATCCCGTGCTAATAAACCTTTTGATGGTCGGCATTATCATATTTGGTATAATTACATTTCTTAGAATGCCAACCGAACTAAACCCCGAAGTTAGTTTTAATTGGGTTTTTGTTACTGTTACATATCCTGGAGCCTCCCCTGAAGAATGTGAAAATTTCATAGTTGATCCAATTGAGGCAGAAATCCAGGACATCGATAATATTTCTGAAATTCAATCAAACTCCGGAGAAGGATTTGGCTTTATTATGGTCAAATTCGAAGACATGTCCGATAGTGATTTTCGAGAACATTTTACGGATTTGAAAGCCGAAGTGGATAAAGTGGATATTCCCGATGATGCCGATGATCCAATCGTAGATGATTTTGGTAGTGGTGATTTTATGCCGGTGATCACCATAAACATGTCTTACGAAATCCCTGAGGACAACGCTCAACTTATTGCTGATGACCTTGAAAAAGATTTGCAGGACCTGCCCGGTGTGGCAAAAGTGCAGGTATCCGGTTTGGCCAAGCGTGAAATTTGGATTGAAGTAGATCCGGTTAAATTGAACGCACTCAATATAACATTTAATGAAATTGTTGCTGCACTAATGGCCCGTAATATCAATATTCCCGGGGGCAACATTTCTTTTGGGAAAACCGAATATGTAATCCGTTCCCTGGGAGAATATACATCCGTTGCTGAAATTGAAAACAGCATACTTCGTACATCAGGAAATGGTGATTATATAAAAATTTCTGATGTTGCAAAAGTTCAGGACCGCCGGGAAGAAGCTAATATCCTTTCCCGAATGAATAATGCCCCATCAATAACATTTTCAATGTCCAAAAAAAGTAATGCCAACTCAATAGATGTTATTGATGACATAAAGGATCTTGTCAAAAAATATGAAGATAAAGTACCGGATGGAATTGAATTTAGCTGGTCCAATGACAATTCTGTTTATATTCTCAGGGTAATAAATGTACTTCGCAATAATGCCATCACTGGGATGGTTCTTATTTTCCTGGTCCTTATGGTTTTCCTTGGAAAAGGAAATGCGCTGCTTGCCTCTTTAGGCATTCCAATCTCATTTTTTGTGGCGTTCATTTTAATGGATGCTTTTGGTTATTCACTGAATGGCAATACACTTTTTGCCCTGGTAATGGTGCTCGGTATTATTGTCGATGATGCCATCATTGTTGTCGAGAACTGCCATCGGTACCGGCTTTTGGGATACAATTCCTTCGAATCTGCGGTTCGTGGTACAAGTGAAGTGGTCACTCCAATTCTATCGTCGATCGGGACAAATATTGCCGCTTTTTTACCTCTGATTTTATTGCCCGGAATTATGGGAAAATTTATGCGGGTTATCCCCGTCGTCTTCGCACTTGCATTAATTGCTTCCATGTTCGAGGCGTTTTTGTTACTTCCTTCCCACTATGCCGATTGGACAACAAAATCCAAAACACATAAAAAAGGCGAAAAACCTTTCTTTAAAAAACTACGAATTAAATACAGCCACATGCTTATTCGGGTTCTTCGTAGGCGTTATATCGTTCTTGTCCTGCTCGTCCTTATTTTTGGTGGATCATTTAGTATAATTGGCCTTGTTGGTGTTGAAATGTTTGGCGATGAAGACTTCGATCAATTCCGGGTTTTAGTCAGAATGCCGGAGGGGACCAGTTTGCAGGAAACTGACCGTGTCATGAAAAAGTTTGAGGATCAGGCAAACCTGCTTGACAAATCAAACATCCAAACAATGGTTTCTAACATTGGCCTTCTCCAGGGTCAGGAAGAGTGGGTGACACGAAAAAGTGTTGCACAACTCATTCTTGAATTAACTCCTCAAGAAAAAAGAATTGCTGATATTGATGAGATTTTAAATGACCTCAGAGAAAAAACTAAAAATATTAGTGGTCCGATTAGTGTGGTTTATGAGAAAGTTAGCGGAGGTCCACCCGTTGGGAAACCAATATCAATAAAGGTTCAGGGAAAATATCTGGATGACATAAAAAAAGCTTCTTTGGCGTTACAAGACTCTATAAAAAAACTAACCGGCGCTTATGGAATTGCGGATGATTTTCCTCCCGGTAAACAGGAAATACGTATCAAAGTTAATGAAGAAAAAGCTGCCTTATTTGGGTTTAATACGCAATATGTCTCTATGATTGTTCGCTCTGCGTTCGATGGCGTCAAAGCCGGTGAATACAGGGATGGCGATGATGAAATTGATATGATAGTAAAATATAATTCCAAACATCGTTCTTCTGTAGATGATGTTCTTAACCTCAAAGTATCTAATGCAAATGGGCAAACTGTTGCACTAAGCGATATAGTTAGTTTCGAAATTAAACCCGGCCCGACCCAAATAAATCGTTTTGATCAAAAACGGACTATTATGGTTACAGGTGAAATTAATGAAAATATAACAACGCTTGATAAAATTAATGATAAAATTGTTGACCTGTTTCCTATGTTAGAGCAAAAGTTTTCCGGAGTAACATTCAGCGTTGGTGGACAGTATGAGGAATTCCAAAACACCTTTGATAACATCAGTTCTCTTTTTGCATTAAGCCTTGTTCTCGTTTTTCTAATATTGGGAACCCAGTTTAACTCATATTCACAGCCATTGATTATAATGACTTCTGTACCATTTGCAATAATTGGTGCGATGCTGGGTCTTCTAATTTCAGGAAATCCATTCAGTATTGCTGCAATGTACGGATTTGTGGCCCTTGCAGGCATTGTTATAAACGATGCCATTGTAATGATTGACTTTTTAAACAAACGCCGCAACGGAAAAAATACGACTGTTTTTCAATATTGGCGCAGTATTATTAATGCCGGCCGTTTACGTTTACGTCCGATTATTTTAACATCGCTAACAACAATTTCCGGATTGATCCCGATGGCTTTTGGGATTGGCGGTAAATCAAATCTTTGGTCACCACTGGCAAATGTTATTTTATTTGGATTGTTAATATCGACGATCTTGACTCTTTTCATCATCCCAAGTTTTATTGCCATTCTTGATGATGTAAAACGTAGTAGAAAAAAAGCACGTTTAGTTGCTTTTGGCAAGATTTAA
- a CDS encoding tetratricopeptide repeat protein, with the protein MQKKIRQLAAIMFTDMVGYTAMMQSDEELAKANRDRHREVLERIIAAHYGLILQYYGDGTLSVFGSAVEAAEAAVEIQQELQQEPIIPLRIGIHVGDVAYDDDGIYGDGVNIASRIETLSVPGSVLVSGKLYDEIKNHSSLPAKALGSFKFKNVQRPLNLYALGSDKLQVPTKVELKGINNESLQSIAVLPFVNMSTDPENEFFSDGISEEIINALTRIDGLQVTSRTSSFAFKGKNEDVREIGKTLNVDNVLEGSVRKAGNRVRVTAQLIKSIDGYHIWSEVYDRDLEDIFAVQDEISRKITNTLRQKLSSSDADKPLIETKTENIDAYNLYLKGLYYFDKWSPENIRKAIACFEDSIKKDNSFSSAYAGLAWAFSYMGATGQMKPKTAFPKAEKFAYLALEKDYQNADSHSALALVKFFYTFDFDGAEKSFTQALRLNPGAAKIRNLYSWFLASTGKNEKALEQIQIAAKQDPLSLSIITTLAIAYGHTKNFKKAFEQLDRAIAINPEFRNAVEAKGWVNLFKGEYDKALSYFTKYQKLTGHPLKGLTGIGYVYALTGKKEKALEIIEKIKQREIEEPEVVLDMDLALIFLGLQDFDKMFEYLKKAFDQRIGIIFTLSNEIWKTIHSEKRYQELIKPFGLSTLLK; encoded by the coding sequence ATGCAAAAAAAAATCAGACAACTTGCCGCTATAATGTTTACTGATATGGTTGGTTATACTGCCATGATGCAAAGTGATGAAGAGCTGGCAAAAGCTAACCGTGACCGCCACCGGGAAGTATTGGAAAGAATTATAGCCGCACATTATGGCTTAATTCTTCAATATTATGGTGATGGGACGCTAAGTGTTTTTGGTAGTGCTGTCGAAGCCGCAGAAGCCGCCGTAGAAATTCAGCAGGAGCTGCAACAAGAACCCATAATTCCTTTACGGATTGGGATTCATGTTGGTGATGTAGCTTATGATGATGATGGCATATATGGTGATGGAGTAAACATTGCCTCGAGAATTGAAACATTGTCGGTACCGGGAAGTGTATTAGTCTCCGGTAAACTTTATGATGAAATAAAAAATCATTCCTCATTACCTGCAAAAGCACTTGGTAGCTTTAAATTTAAAAATGTGCAACGTCCCTTAAATTTGTATGCTCTTGGATCAGACAAGCTGCAGGTTCCCACAAAAGTAGAATTAAAAGGCATAAATAACGAATCCTTACAAAGTATTGCAGTTTTACCATTTGTAAATATGAGCACGGATCCTGAAAATGAATTTTTTAGTGATGGCATTTCTGAAGAAATAATTAATGCTCTCACACGGATTGATGGGCTTCAGGTTACATCACGAACTTCTTCATTTGCGTTTAAGGGTAAAAATGAAGATGTAAGAGAAATTGGGAAAACCCTTAATGTTGACAATGTTTTGGAAGGCAGTGTGCGCAAAGCCGGCAATCGAGTGCGCGTAACTGCACAGCTAATAAAGAGTATCGATGGCTACCATATCTGGAGTGAGGTTTATGATCGTGACCTGGAAGATATATTTGCCGTTCAGGATGAAATCTCGCGCAAAATTACCAATACCCTGCGCCAAAAACTTTCTTCATCAGACGCCGACAAACCGCTGATTGAAACTAAAACAGAGAATATTGACGCCTATAATTTGTATCTAAAAGGGTTGTACTATTTTGATAAATGGTCACCGGAAAACATTCGCAAAGCCATTGCTTGTTTTGAAGATTCTATCAAAAAAGATAATAGTTTTTCTTCTGCCTATGCCGGGCTGGCCTGGGCTTTTTCTTATATGGGCGCAACAGGCCAAATGAAGCCTAAAACAGCATTCCCAAAAGCAGAAAAATTTGCATACCTGGCTCTTGAAAAAGATTATCAAAATGCTGACTCTCATTCTGCTTTAGCATTGGTTAAATTCTTTTACACATTCGATTTTGACGGTGCTGAGAAATCATTTACCCAAGCCCTGAGACTAAATCCGGGGGCAGCAAAAATTAGGAATTTATATTCATGGTTTTTAGCAAGCACAGGAAAAAATGAAAAAGCTCTTGAGCAAATCCAAATAGCGGCAAAGCAAGATCCACTATCTTTATCAATAATTACAACTCTGGCCATTGCATATGGCCACACAAAAAATTTTAAAAAAGCATTCGAACAGCTTGATCGCGCAATAGCCATAAACCCTGAATTTAGAAATGCAGTTGAAGCAAAAGGCTGGGTAAATTTATTTAAAGGAGAATATGATAAAGCGCTTTCATATTTTACCAAGTATCAAAAACTAACAGGCCACCCTTTAAAAGGTTTAACAGGGATAGGCTATGTTTATGCCCTAACCGGCAAAAAAGAAAAAGCACTGGAAATAATTGAAAAAATAAAACAGCGTGAAATTGAAGAACCTGAAGTTGTTCTTGACATGGATTTAGCATTAATTTTTCTCGGTTTACAAGATTTTGATAAAATGTTTGAGTATCTTAAGAAAGCTTTTGACCAACGGATTGGAATAATTTTTACTTTATCCAACGAAATTTGGAAAACGATTCATTCAGAGAAACGTTACCAGGAATTAATAAAACCTTTTGGATTATCAACACTTTTGAAATAA
- a CDS encoding TolC family protein, with protein sequence MIRQKEICTLSIIFFCLFFITHINAQNNDISNGEENPVFLTMNGAISRALSLNSQVKASSYAVKKADWDKLYAWTLLFPTISFNSNYTWIDDSTFALRDFSRYFQDPNSPFQIPQTVFQESYYSSLDLNMPIFRGSLLNGLSIAGSNQEMAVEMGESTRRNIIFTTVSSYLNKLKAEEILRLQKEYLNLSKLNYEKSERLYNAGRASKTESLRWKVEYQKQKVTVVSSESGLRTANAFLNRVLNIDMQKSLKTENLIPEKIDRESKHLISLSDEEIIAMGQLDNDKLIKANASLKAGKLGEEISYLQYRNSYASFMPDISLTYSHAWRENSTIDLDDYSPKTLMVNFSLPLFNSFQDYTQLKSAYYEYKKNQEDFNDQLQNTRYVITETINKVINQKTQIELARLNIEYTEANYTTVEKQKDRGLISNIDFIDAKLNMQNARLEMINNQYDFVSSMVELYYLVGKLETLIK encoded by the coding sequence ATGATCCGTCAGAAAGAAATCTGCACTCTATCAATAATTTTTTTCTGCTTGTTTTTTATTACACATATAAATGCCCAGAATAATGATATTTCCAACGGAGAAGAAAATCCGGTTTTCCTGACAATGAATGGCGCCATCTCACGGGCACTCTCTTTAAATAGCCAGGTAAAAGCAAGCAGCTATGCTGTAAAAAAAGCAGATTGGGATAAACTATACGCCTGGACGCTTCTATTTCCAACCATCAGTTTTAATTCCAATTATACATGGATTGATGACAGTACTTTCGCTCTACGTGATTTTAGCCGCTACTTTCAAGATCCAAACTCACCTTTTCAAATTCCACAAACTGTCTTTCAGGAATCTTACTACAGTTCTTTAGATTTGAATATGCCAATCTTCCGAGGTTCTCTTTTAAATGGTTTATCAATCGCCGGATCGAATCAGGAAATGGCTGTTGAAATGGGTGAATCAACACGTAGAAATATTATCTTTACAACGGTCAGCAGCTATTTAAATAAATTAAAGGCCGAAGAAATTTTAAGACTGCAAAAAGAATATCTGAATCTTTCAAAATTGAATTACGAAAAATCCGAAAGACTTTATAACGCCGGGAGAGCCTCTAAAACAGAATCTTTACGCTGGAAGGTTGAATACCAAAAACAAAAAGTGACAGTGGTTAGCAGTGAGTCTGGCTTGCGAACTGCGAACGCTTTTTTGAACCGGGTTTTAAATATTGATATGCAAAAGAGTTTGAAAACTGAAAACCTGATCCCGGAAAAAATAGATCGTGAAAGTAAGCATTTAATTTCTTTAAGTGATGAAGAAATCATTGCTATGGGTCAGCTTGATAATGATAAACTGATAAAAGCCAATGCATCATTAAAGGCAGGAAAGCTTGGAGAAGAGATCAGTTATTTACAATACCGAAACTCTTACGCTTCATTTATGCCCGATATTTCCCTGACATATTCCCATGCCTGGCGGGAAAACAGTACCATCGATCTTGATGATTATTCACCCAAAACTTTGATGGTAAATTTTTCGCTACCACTGTTTAACAGCTTTCAGGATTACACCCAGCTAAAATCCGCCTATTATGAATACAAAAAAAACCAGGAAGATTTTAACGATCAGTTACAAAATACACGCTATGTCATTACTGAAACTATTAACAAGGTAATCAATCAAAAAACTCAAATTGAGCTCGCCAGACTTAATATAGAATATACGGAAGCAAACTATACCACGGTGGAAAAGCAAAAGGACCGAGGGCTAATTTCCAATATTGATTTTATTGATGCCAAATTAAATATGCAAAATGCGCGGCTTGAAATGATCAATAATCAATACGATTTCGTTTCATCTATGGTTGAGCTTTATTACCTGGTTGGTAAATTAGAGACACTTATAAAATGA
- a CDS encoding co-chaperone GroES — protein MNIKPMQDRLLVKPVDEEQKTASGIIVPDTAAKEKPMRGEVIAAGPGKVSEEGTRLPMDVKVGDQVIYGKYAGTEFKLEDDQLLIIEQNDVLAIFEN, from the coding sequence ATGAATATTAAACCAATGCAAGACAGGTTGCTGGTAAAACCTGTTGATGAAGAACAAAAAACAGCAAGCGGTATAATTGTACCCGATACTGCTGCCAAAGAAAAACCTATGCGTGGTGAAGTTATCGCCGCAGGTCCTGGAAAAGTATCCGAAGAAGGTACCCGTCTTCCAATGGATGTAAAAGTTGGTGATCAGGTTATATATGGCAAATATGCCGGAACTGAGTTTAAACTTGAAGACGACCAATTATTAATCATAGAACAAAATGATGTTTTAGCCATTTTTGAAAATTAA
- a CDS encoding efflux RND transporter periplasmic adaptor subunit: protein MKPLLIIFFTLLLFSCEENNSPDQNEELIVDKEPAKPQLVVPVEVSIVKYEIVKQSIPLTGILQPISAIDIISETSGKVQQIFRNLGDPVSTRDTLARIDDRVPLSQYHQAQAQVLSAKNNLDIAKLNLSSDKDLFESGDISKLEFENTLLAVKTAEANHLSALASLSLSEKSFLDTRITSPIYGEISRKHIDPGTMVNIGMNLFRVVDYSTLKIEIGVSQKLISLINVGSPAKITISALNGLTVEGKVRHISPQADEQTGTFLVEIHIPNNAKQMKAGMTVSIELTITSDDEKIVIPNHALVTKNGNSFVYKIENGKAQITEVHLSNSIGSKTIIESGISQGDSIVVVGLKSLGMNTPVLIETVHE, encoded by the coding sequence ATGAAACCATTGTTGATAATTTTTTTTACTTTATTACTTTTTTCATGTGAAGAAAATAATTCGCCAGATCAGAACGAAGAATTAATAGTTGATAAAGAACCTGCAAAACCACAGCTGGTTGTCCCTGTAGAAGTTTCAATCGTAAAATATGAAATCGTCAAACAAAGCATTCCTTTGACTGGCATATTACAGCCAATATCTGCCATTGATATTATTTCCGAAACCAGCGGGAAAGTACAACAAATATTTAGAAATCTTGGCGATCCCGTTTCAACCAGAGATACACTTGCCAGAATTGATGACCGTGTTCCACTAAGCCAGTATCACCAAGCTCAGGCACAAGTTCTTTCTGCAAAAAACAATTTGGATATTGCAAAATTAAATCTTAGTAGCGATAAAGATTTATTTGAAAGTGGTGATATTTCCAAACTCGAATTTGAAAACACCTTACTCGCGGTAAAAACTGCAGAAGCTAATCACCTATCAGCCTTGGCCAGCTTGAGCTTATCAGAAAAATCATTTCTTGATACACGCATAACTTCCCCAATATATGGAGAAATCTCACGAAAACACATCGATCCCGGCACTATGGTAAATATTGGGATGAACCTGTTTCGGGTTGTTGATTATAGTACACTAAAAATAGAAATCGGCGTATCGCAAAAGCTTATCAGCCTAATTAATGTAGGAAGCCCTGCAAAAATAACTATTTCCGCGCTGAATGGTTTAACCGTTGAAGGCAAAGTTCGCCACATTTCGCCTCAGGCCGATGAACAGACAGGTACATTTTTAGTAGAGATCCATATTCCGAACAATGCCAAGCAAATGAAAGCAGGAATGACAGTGAGCATAGAGTTGACAATAACAAGTGACGACGAGAAAATCGTTATTCCCAATCACGCTTTGGTTACAAAGAATGGCAATTCATTTGTTTACAAAATTGAAAATGGAAAAGCCCAAATAACCGAGGTTCATCTTAGTAATTCAATCGGTTCAAAAACAATTATTGAAAGTGGGATTTCACAGGGTGATTCGATTGTTGTTGTTGGGTTGAAAAGTCTTGGAATGAATACTCCTGTTTTAATCGAAACTGTTCATGAGTAG
- the groL gene encoding chaperonin GroEL (60 kDa chaperone family; promotes refolding of misfolded polypeptides especially under stressful conditions; forms two stacked rings of heptamers to form a barrel-shaped 14mer; ends can be capped by GroES; misfolded proteins enter the barrel where they are refolded when GroES binds) — MSKEILFDAEAFGKLKKGIDVLARTVKVTLGPKGKNVVIDKKFGAPTVTKDGVTVAKEIELDDSFENMGAQMVKEVASKTSDVAGDGTTTATVLAQAIFTQGLKNVIAGSNPTELKRGIDKAVLEVVKNLKGMSRDVAGKEEIAQVGSISANNDPTIGDLIADAMDKVGKDGVITVEEAKSIETSLDVVEGMQFDRGYISPYFVTDSESMEAVMETPNILIYDKKISAMKDLLPILEKSAQTGKPLMIIAEDIDGEALATLVVNKLRGTLKVAAVKAPGFGDRRKAMLEDIAILTGGRVISEETGFKLESASLDDLGTAATVTIDKDNTTIVEGAGSGDDIKGRVSMIRSQIENTSSDYDREKLQERLAKLAGGVALIKIGAATEVEMKEKKARVEDALHATRAAVEEGIVPGGGVALLRSIAALDGLKLDGDQQIGVDIVRRSLEEPMRQIVANSGLEGSVIVHKVKEGKDAFGFNAATEEYEDLIKAGVLDPTKVTRSALENAASVSGLLLMTEALITDKPEESAPAMPAMPPGGGMPGGMGGMY; from the coding sequence ATGTCCAAAGAGATATTATTTGATGCCGAAGCGTTCGGCAAGTTAAAAAAAGGGATCGATGTACTGGCCCGCACTGTGAAAGTGACCCTTGGCCCCAAAGGCAAAAATGTGGTTATCGATAAAAAGTTTGGCGCACCAACCGTTACTAAAGACGGCGTTACCGTTGCCAAAGAAATCGAACTCGACGACTCATTTGAAAACATGGGCGCACAAATGGTTAAAGAAGTTGCCTCTAAAACAAGCGATGTGGCCGGTGACGGAACCACAACTGCAACCGTTTTGGCGCAGGCCATTTTTACACAAGGCCTCAAAAATGTTATCGCCGGATCTAACCCAACCGAACTAAAACGCGGTATCGATAAAGCCGTTTTGGAGGTTGTAAAAAACCTTAAAGGTATGTCACGCGATGTGGCCGGTAAAGAAGAAATCGCCCAGGTAGGTTCTATCTCTGCCAACAACGATCCGACCATTGGCGATTTAATTGCCGATGCCATGGACAAAGTGGGCAAAGACGGCGTGATCACTGTTGAAGAAGCCAAATCAATCGAGACCAGCCTGGATGTTGTGGAAGGTATGCAATTCGACCGTGGATACATTTCCCCATATTTTGTAACCGATAGCGAAAGCATGGAAGCGGTTATGGAAACCCCGAATATTTTAATCTATGACAAAAAGATCAGCGCCATGAAAGACCTGCTGCCGATCCTTGAAAAAAGTGCCCAGACAGGCAAACCGCTGATGATCATCGCTGAAGATATTGATGGCGAAGCGTTGGCCACATTGGTTGTAAACAAATTGCGCGGCACCTTAAAAGTTGCTGCCGTAAAAGCACCCGGTTTTGGTGATCGTCGTAAAGCCATGTTGGAAGATATCGCCATTTTGACCGGTGGCCGTGTTATTTCTGAAGAGACCGGTTTTAAACTGGAAAGTGCTTCTTTGGATGATTTGGGTACGGCCGCGACAGTGACCATCGATAAAGACAACACAACCATCGTTGAAGGTGCCGGTTCAGGTGACGACATCAAAGGCCGTGTCAGCATGATTCGTTCACAAATTGAAAATACATCTTCTGATTATGACCGTGAGAAGTTGCAGGAGCGTTTGGCAAAATTGGCCGGCGGTGTTGCGCTTATCAAAATTGGTGCTGCCACAGAAGTTGAGATGAAAGAGAAGAAAGCCCGCGTTGAAGATGCGCTTCATGCTACCCGCGCTGCTGTTGAAGAGGGAATTGTTCCTGGTGGCGGTGTTGCTTTGCTTCGCTCGATTGCAGCATTGGATGGTTTAAAGCTTGATGGCGACCAGCAAATTGGTGTGGATATCGTACGCCGCAGTTTGGAAGAGCCGATGCGTCAGATTGTTGCCAACTCCGGCTTGGAAGGCAGCGTTATTGTGCATAAAGTAAAAGAAGGCAAAGATGCTTTTGGTTTCAACGCAGCTACTGAAGAATACGAAGATTTAATCAAAGCCGGTGTTTTGGATCCGACCAAAGTTACACGCAGTGCTTTGGAAAATGCGGCCTCTGTTTCTGGTCTGTTATTAATGACAGAAGCCTTGATTACCGACAAGCCTGAAGAGTCTGCTCCTGCAATGCCTGCTATGCCTCCGGGTGGTGGTATGCCGGGTGGTATGGGCGGTATGTATTAA
- a CDS encoding TraB/GumN family protein, with protein MNETERDYGSDVEIVNVDGREYIIVGTAHISQQSADLVRKVIENEKPDTVCVELDQQRYKALREQKKWENLDLKTVTRQKQLATLLINLLLSSYQKRLGKKLGVMPGVELLEATKVADEHKIPVELCDRDVRITMRRAWNSLSFFKKMQLMTSGAAGAFTDQEISEEQLAEIRKKDVLNEMMNELGEAMPVLKTVLIDERDSYITQKMTESKGDKIVSVVGAGHMGGIKEGLLNNKKTNLEEIEQIPPASSVAKIIGWAIPIIIIASIFYIGYDKGLAQAGDNALFWFLANGIPSALGVLIALGHPFAVLSAFVGAPFTSLTPLIGAGYVAAFVQAYFKPPLVHEFRSVMDDAGEVKKWWANKVLRVFLVFILSSLGSVLGTYVGAYEIISNLF; from the coding sequence ATGAACGAAACTGAACGCGACTACGGGAGCGATGTTGAAATTGTTAATGTAGACGGACGCGAATATATCATTGTTGGAACAGCACATATTTCGCAGCAATCTGCCGATCTTGTACGCAAAGTTATAGAAAACGAAAAACCCGATACTGTTTGTGTTGAACTAGACCAGCAGCGTTACAAAGCATTACGGGAACAGAAAAAATGGGAAAACCTGGATCTTAAAACCGTTACCCGCCAAAAGCAACTGGCCACACTTTTAATAAACCTGCTATTGAGTTCATATCAAAAAAGACTCGGCAAAAAGCTTGGGGTTATGCCGGGAGTGGAGCTATTGGAGGCAACCAAGGTAGCCGATGAACATAAAATCCCGGTTGAATTATGCGATCGCGATGTAAGAATCACCATGCGTCGTGCATGGAACTCCCTTTCTTTTTTCAAAAAAATGCAATTAATGACATCCGGTGCCGCCGGCGCGTTTACAGACCAAGAGATTAGTGAAGAACAGTTGGCCGAAATCCGTAAAAAAGATGTACTAAATGAAATGATGAATGAGCTGGGCGAGGCTATGCCGGTTTTAAAAACAGTGTTAATTGATGAACGCGATAGTTACATAACCCAAAAAATGACTGAATCAAAAGGTGATAAGATTGTCAGCGTTGTTGGCGCCGGACATATGGGCGGAATAAAAGAAGGCCTGTTAAACAACAAGAAAACCAATCTTGAAGAAATAGAGCAAATACCGCCGGCATCATCCGTGGCAAAAATAATAGGATGGGCAATTCCAATAATAATTATCGCCTCCATTTTTTATATTGGTTACGACAAAGGTTTGGCGCAGGCTGGAGATAACGCCTTGTTTTGGTTTTTAGCCAACGGCATACCAAGTGCATTAGGCGTGTTAATTGCTTTGGGGCATCCTTTTGCAGTTCTGTCTGCTTTTGTGGGCGCTCCTTTTACAAGCTTAACACCACTGATAGGAGCGGGCTATGTGGCCGCTTTTGTTCAGGCATATTTTAAGCCCCCTTTGGTTCACGAATTCAGGAGTGTAATGGATGATGCCGGTGAAGTAAAAAAATGGTGGGCTAATAAGGTACTGCGTGTTTTCCTTGTTTTTATTTTATCCTCTTTAGGAAGTGTGCTTGGCACCTATGTAGGAGCATATGAAATAATTTCTAACTTATTTTAA